One Methanobrevibacter sp. V74 DNA window includes the following coding sequences:
- a CDS encoding NAD-binding protein: MRKITFKILTKLPTKYISSGLIIIMAIFIYGILGSYFIMDLNLIDSIYYATITMATVGYGDYLPQTGIEKLFATSLALAGVALLAYVFNMMLTNFQEKMTKYSKGARKLKAIENMEDYYIICGLGRVGKVVFDELTDRNQNVIVIEKDKEKCENIEEKKNIVILNGDAIENDLIAKLAGTKCRSVIVCTGDDVTNLFIVLTIRETNPDAWIVSRASKLENIKRLKKAGANKIVSPEVIGGEGLYYESASPHLLRVTVRHNSDEIYEEFKIITKHGCTLENIEYHLPGIETTLTRQIKTMNIADGQRFVNRLSIHDDQKQALDNLYRSANNIHSHLISGPNNTTFDKLLEDLRKQEEIIGVNLSNEEIAKLTQKEILNK, translated from the coding sequence ATGCGAAAAATAACATTTAAAATTTTAACAAAACTTCCAACAAAATACATTAGTAGTGGATTAATAATAATTATGGCCATTTTTATTTATGGTATCCTAGGTTCTTATTTTATAATGGACTTAAACCTTATTGATTCAATTTATTATGCGACCATTACAATGGCAACTGTTGGATATGGGGATTATCTTCCTCAAACAGGAATCGAAAAATTATTTGCAACATCCCTAGCCCTTGCAGGAGTTGCTTTACTTGCATATGTATTTAATATGATGTTAACAAATTTCCAGGAAAAAATGACCAAGTATTCAAAGGGAGCGAGAAAATTGAAAGCTATTGAAAATATGGAAGATTATTATATTATTTGTGGTTTAGGAAGAGTTGGGAAAGTGGTTTTTGATGAGTTAACCGATAGAAATCAGAATGTAATTGTTATTGAAAAAGACAAGGAAAAATGTGAAAACATTGAAGAAAAGAAAAACATTGTAATCCTAAATGGCGATGCCATAGAAAATGATTTAATTGCAAAGCTGGCAGGAACTAAATGTAGAAGCGTTATAGTCTGTACTGGAGATGATGTAACTAATTTATTTATAGTATTGACCATTAGAGAAACAAATCCTGATGCATGGATTGTATCAAGAGCCAGTAAACTTGAAAATATTAAAAGACTTAAAAAAGCTGGAGCAAATAAAATTGTATCCCCTGAAGTGATTGGAGGGGAAGGCCTTTATTATGAATCTGCAAGTCCTCATCTTTTAAGAGTGACTGTAAGACATAACTCCGATGAAATTTATGAGGAATTTAAAATAATAACTAAACATGGATGTACATTAGAAAATATTGAGTATCACTTACCGGGAATTGAAACAACACTTACCCGCCAAATTAAAACAATGAACATAGCAGATGGTCAGAGATTTGTAAATCGCCTAAGCATTCATGATGATCAAAAACAAGCATTAGATAACCTATACCGAAGTGCAAATAATATCCACTCCCATTTAATTTCAGGACCTAATAATACTACTTTTGATAAATTGCTTGAAGATTTAAGAAAACAAGAAGAGATTATTGGTGTTAATTTATCTAATGAAGAGATAGCTAAGCTAACTCAAAAAGAAATACTCAATAAATAA